One segment of uncultured Propionivibrio sp. DNA contains the following:
- the pstB gene encoding phosphate ABC transporter ATP-binding protein PstB codes for MPNTTQERLKAEARGLNFFYNGGIQALKNINMPIYDNRVTALIGPSGCGKSTYLRSFNRMHDLYPGNRYEGEIRFYPDDTNLLAPEVDPIEVRMRVGMVFQKPNPFPKSIYENVAYGLRVRGERNRRMLDDKVEHALRGAALWDEVKDRLQDLASNLSGGQQQRLCIARALATDPELLLFDEPTSALDPIATGAIEELVHELKKRVTILIVTHNMQQAARVSDYTAYMFLGEMIEFGKTDEIFIKPKDRRTEDYITGRMG; via the coding sequence GTGCCGAACACGACGCAAGAACGCCTCAAGGCGGAAGCCCGCGGCCTGAATTTTTTCTACAACGGCGGAATTCAGGCGCTCAAGAACATCAACATGCCGATCTATGACAATCGCGTCACCGCGCTGATCGGCCCGTCGGGCTGTGGCAAGTCCACGTATCTGCGCAGTTTCAACCGCATGCACGACCTTTATCCGGGCAACCGCTACGAAGGCGAAATCCGCTTCTATCCGGACGACACCAACCTGTTGGCGCCGGAGGTCGATCCGATCGAGGTGCGCATGCGCGTCGGCATGGTCTTCCAGAAGCCGAATCCGTTTCCGAAGTCGATTTACGAAAACGTCGCCTACGGCCTGCGCGTGCGCGGCGAGCGCAATCGCCGCATGCTCGACGACAAGGTCGAACATGCACTGCGTGGCGCCGCCCTGTGGGACGAGGTCAAGGACCGCCTGCAGGATCTGGCGTCGAATCTCTCCGGCGGACAGCAGCAGCGCCTGTGCATCGCCCGCGCGCTGGCGACCGATCCGGAACTGCTGCTCTTCGACGAGCCGACCTCGGCGCTCGATCCGATCGCCACCGGCGCGATCGAGGAACTCGTGCATGAGCTGAAAAAGCGTGTCACCATCCTGATCGTGACTCATAACATGCAGCAGGCGGCCCGCGTCTCGGACTATACCGCCTACATGTTTCTCGGCGAGATGATCGAGTTCGGCAAGACCGACGAAATCTTCATCAAGCCGAAGGACCGGCGCACCGAAGACTACATTACCGGCCGGATGGGCTGA